Below is a genomic region from Blastocatellia bacterium.
AGTTGTTCTTGTGGAGAACAATTTCAAACTAAATCAACCAAAAAAGAATTAAGACTAGAAATTTGTTCTGCTTGTCACCCTTTTTATACTGGCAAACAAAAGCTAATTGATACTGCTGGGCGTGTAGATAGATTTAACAAGAAATACGCACGCGCTATGCAAAAATAAGTTACTATAAGCGAGGTTGGAACTGGTGAAATACACGAGAGGAAAAATAAATTAATGTCCACTCATCCAACCAAACTAAGCTATATACACTAGCTAACTAAAAACCACAATATTAGTCTTAAGTAAAATGCTACTTTGATAGCGTTACTTAGGTCTAGTGTTGTGGTTTTTGCTTTTAGTTAAGTTTTTTGCAAAGGGAAATTTTATGAAAGAAGAAGAAATTATTGTTGGTGGACAAGCTGTTATTGAGGGTGTAATGATGCGTGTGCCAAATGCTTATGCTGTGGCTGTACGCCGTCCCGATGGAGAGATAGTTAGCTTACAAGAAAAACTTCCTCAACATAATATAAAATTCCCTTTGTTAAAGTTACCTATAGTTAGAGGTAGCGTTACTTTAATACATTCAATGTTACTTGGGGTTAAAGCCTTAACATTTAGTGCTAATGTAGCAATTGAAGCCGAAGAAATAGCAGCAGGTAAAACGCCAACAAAGAATACTCAAACTACAATTTTTGCTATTTTGCCTGCAATTGGGTTTAATTTACTGATTTTTGTCTTTCTACCATTGTTTTTAACAAATCTGATTTTTTTAATGGCACGTGGGGAAAATTTTGAGAAATACCATCAACAAAATTTAATAAACAACCATCAAAGCATTGAAAGCCCAAACAACACAGGTACTTGGCAAAATAAAGCTTATGAAACGCTAGAAAAAGTAAAATTTTATGTTCGACCCGTTAGACCATCTCTACTTTTTAACTTAGTAGATGGTGTAATTCGTATGTTGTTATTTTTAAGTTTTATTACTTTGATTTCTCGAATGGATGATATTAAAAGAGTCTTTCAATATCATGGGGCAGAACATAAGGTTGTTTATAATTGGGAATCTGGCAAAGCCTTAACTGTTGAAAACGCTCGTTGTCAACCACGTCAACATCCTCGCTGTGGTACATCATTCTTAATGATTGTTATGTTAGTAAGTATTATTACTTTTTCTATTATTAAATTTGACACTTTTTTGTTGAATTTTCTAGCTAGAATTTTTTTAATTCCTTTAGTTGCAGGAGTTTCTTATGAATTTATTCGTTTTTCTGCCCGATGTTTAGCAAACAAAGATGGAAATCTAAAAACTAAAAATGTTTTAGCTGTAGCGTTATTTCAATTTTTAACTGCTCCAGGGCTTTGGCTACAAAATATTACTACTCAAGAGCCATCTGATGATCAATTGGAAGTAGCTATTTATGCCTTAAAAAAAGCCTTAGAAGTAGAAAATCCAACTACTCTACAATTAGCCGCAGATTGATATTAGAAAGCTAAAACACTCAACGGATTGCTTAATAAAATTTACTTGAGATTATAGAGGCAAAGTTATGTTTGAAAAATTAGCGTCAATAGAAAATAAATATGAAGAATTAGCTCAACAAATGAGCGACCAAGAAATTTTGTCTGACCCTAGTCGTTACACAAAAATTGCTAAACAACATCGTGACTTAACAGAAGTTGTTAATAAATATCGTATTTATAAAACTTCTTTAGATGAATTGGAACAAGCCAATGAACTCTTAAGAGAGTGTGACGATCCAGAAATGCGAGCCTTAGCTAGAGAAGAAGTTGGTAGTGAAGAAAAAAGACTTTCTCAGACAGAAGAAGAATTAAAAGTATTACTACTACCAAAAGACCCAAATGATGATAAAAACGTGTTGTTAGAAGTTCGTGCTGGCACAGGTGGCGACGAAGCTGCGCTTTTTGCAGCAGAAATTTTCCGTATGTATGCCCGTTATGCTGAACGTCACGGATGGAAGCTAACAGTTTTAGATTCTTCTGAAACAGGTATTGGGGGGCTTAAAGAAGCTGTAGCAATGATTGAAGGCGATAAAGTTTATTCTAAGCTTAAACATGAATCAGGTGTTCATCGTGTTCAACGTGTTCCACAAACGGAAAGCTCTGGGCGTATTCATACTTCTGCTGTAACAGTTGCTGTTTTACCTGAAGCAGAAGACGTTGATGTTCATATAGATATGAAAGATCTAAGAATTGATACTTTTTGCTCTTCTGGGCCAGGGGGTCAATCAGTAAATACTACATATTCTGCTGTAAGACTTACTCATATTCCTACTAACACCGTAGTTTCTTGTCAGGATGAAAAATCTCAAATTAAAAATAGAGAAAAAGCTATGCGAGTTCTACGCTCTCGTTTGTTAGAAGTTGAGCGACAAAAACAACAAGATGCAATCTCTGCTGAAAGAAAGCAACAAGTTGGCTCAGGTGATCGTAGCGAGAAAATTCGTACCTATAATTTTAAGGATAACCGAGTTTCAGACCATCGAATTGGTTACACTGTTCATCAATTGGATATGTTTATGGATGGAGAAATCGGAGATCTAATCCAAGCACTTATTACTTATTATCAAGCAGAAAAACTACGTCAACAAGCTGAAGCAGCCTAAACAAATTAATATAAATGTTTAGAAATTGGCTAAAAGCTGTGTAAAGTATTTAGGCAATTTTAAGTATTCATACTTGTAAGCTATGCTAAAGAATAAAACCTGCTAACACAGGTTTTATTTTTTTATAAAAAAGGCAAAATTATCTAAAATTTACACTTTCGCCAGTAAATTTCCAAACTTGTAAATAAGTGATTAAGTCTAATGAGGCAAATGAGCAAACCAATAAGAAAAAATTTAGGAGGCTCGAAAAGATGCGCTTAATTATTTGCTTTTTTTTATTATTTTTAACTTTAACTTGGAGCAATGTTGCTTTAGCTCAAACTCAAACAAACACACCTGCTACAACTCAAGCCAATCCTAGGATTTTAGGCGAAGTGAAAGAAATTAATAAACAACAAAACTATTTAACAATTAAAACTCCTAATGGAGAATTTCGCGTTAATGTAGCAAGTAATGTTGTTTGTAAACGTGTTGCTCCTGATGCAAAAACTCTGGATGGAGCAGAAGAAATTACTTTTACTGATATTATGGCTGGAGATCGTGTCTGGGCTAGAAATACTACTGCCGAAACTACACCAAATTCAGTACAAGCTAAACAACTTGTTTTAATGAGTGCTACTTCTATTGCTGAGCGTAATCGCCAAGAAAGAGATAGTTGGCAACGTAGGGGGGTTGTTGGTGAAATTACTGAGATAAATTCAACTACCAAAGAAGCTACAGTGAAGTTAAGAAATGGAAGCACTATGGTAGTAACAGTTACCCCTCAAGCAGATGTTCGCCGCTATCCCCCAGGATCAGTTGAGTTTACAGATTCTAAACCAATAAGTTTTGAAGAAATTAAAATAGGGGACACTATTTTTGGACGTGGTGAGCGTAGCGAAGATGGAAAGAATTTTCGTGCAGAAATGCTAATTACAGGTGATGTTCCTCGTCCAACTTTTGGGCAAATTGTTTCTATCAACTTAGAAAAACAAGAAATTATAGTAAGAGGCCAAGGACAAGAAACCCTCATACAAGTAACTGCACAAACTCTTCTACGTAATATGCCAGAAAATCTAGGTGGCCCAGCGGCTACAGACCCAAATAGACCTCCAAGAACAAATAACCCAGATCAAACTAATCAAACTAACCAAGTTAATCAAACTAACCAAGCTAACCAAGCTAATGCTACTGGGCAAAGTCCAAATCCTGCTCGTCGGGAAGGTTTTCAAGGTGGGCGAGGTGGTATGTTTAACCCTAATGAAATGATAGAAAGACTACGTAATGCACCAGCAATACAATTAACAGATCTAAAAGCAGGAGAATTTATTGTTGTTAACGGGCCAAAACTAGAAGATGGTAAATCTATTAAGGCTTTATTTTTGGTTAAATTACGCATTCCTACCAATAATCAAAATACCCCCGCAATTAGTCCTAATGGCGGTGGCTTTGGGGAAATAGGGCCACAATAAAGGGGGGTTAAAAATGAAAAAATTAAGTAAATGGAAAAGAGAATTTTTCCTAAATTGCTGTTTAGAAATTGCTAGGTTAGTTGGTATGGTTGGGCTTACTTTTTGTTTAGTTTCCACAAGTTATGCACAATCTAAGCAAAATACTAAGTTAAAAGGACAGGTTTTAGATGAATCTGGGGCAAGTTTAGCTGGTGCAGAAGTTACATTAACTGAGGTTAATGGTAAAACTACTCAAACTGTTTCTTCTGAAAAAGGAGACTTTGAATTTTCAAGAGTTGATTTTGGTACTTACACTCTAACTGTTTATGTACCAGGCTTTACTGTTTATGAAAGTTCAACTTTTAGCGTTGGAAATACTTCTCTTACACCTTTAGAAGTTCGTCTTGCTGTAGCTGCTGTAACAGAACAAGTTACAGTAGATTCTAGCTCTCCTGTTAGTCTTTCTTCAGAAAATAATGCTACAGCAATAGTATTAAAAGAAAAAGATTTAGAATCGTTACCAGAAGATCCAGATGAACTAGCTAGCGCGTTACAAGAATTAGCAGGCCCGGCTGCTGGCCCAAATGGAGCGCAACTTTTTGTTGATGGTTTTAACGGTCTTCGTGTTCCTCCAAAAGGCTCTATTAGGGAAATTCGTATTAATTCTAATCCTTTTTCTGCTGAATATGACCGTCTTGGTTTTGGGCGAATTGAAATTTTAACTAAGCCTGGACTTGATAAATTACATGGTGAAACTTTCTTTAATTTTAATGATGAAAGTCTTAATGCTCGCAATGCTTTTGCTCCTTTTCGCGCACCGCTTCAAATAAGACGTTTTGGAGGTAATTTATCTGGAGCAATTAAGCCTAAAAAAGCTTCATTTTTCTTGGATTTTGAACGTCGAGAAACAGACGAAAATACTTCAATTAATGCCACTATTTTAGATAACAACCTTTTTGCTGTTCCTTTTTCTGATGTAATCTTAACTCCTCAAAGGTTTACTACTTTTTCAACTCGTGTAGATTATCAACTAGATCAAAAGACTACTCTTGTAGGACGTTATAGCTTTACAGATATTAGTAGACAAAATCAAGGAATAGGTAATTTTGCTTTAGATTCTCGCGGTTTTGATAGCACGATTCGTAATAATGTACTAAACTTTACTGCCACAACAATTATTAGTCCTAAAGTCATTAATGAAATACGTTTGCAGATGACTCGGCAATCATCTACAAGTCAAGGGGATAATTCCACGCCTTCGCTTAATGTTTTAGGGGCATTTTCTGGAGGAGGTGCGCAAGTAGGGCTTAATCGTCGAACAGAAGATAGTTTTGAGTTACAAGATTATATTTCTTATGCCTTAAGTACTCATACCTTAAAAACAGGTGTAAGGCTTCGTGGAACTAGAATAACTACCAGCAACACAGAAAATTTTGGAGGAAGCTATAGTTTTGCTGGTGATGTTAATCGTGATCCAATTACAGGATTACCCGTAGGTGGGACAATTACTAGTTTAGAGCATTTTCGCCGTACTTTATTGGGTTTGCCTGGTTATCGTCCTTCTCAATTTTCTGTTAATTCAGGAGATCCTTTTGTTTCTGTCAATCAATATGATGTAGGGCTTTTTGTACAGGATGAATGGAAAGCAAAACAAAATCTAACGGTTTCTTTGGGCCTACGTTATGAAGCACAAACAAATCTAAATGCAAAATATAATTTTGCTCCACGCATTGCTGTTGCTTATGCTCCTCGTTCAGGTGCCAACAATTCAGCCAACAAGCTAGCAACTGTAATTCGCGGAGGTTTTGGCATTTTTTATGATCGGTTTAGTGAGGGTTTTACTTTAGAATCCCGTCGCTTAGATGGAAATCATATTACCCAATTTATCGCTACTAATCCTGACTTTTTTCCAAATATTCCTGATCTTTCTAGTTTGACAGCATTAAGACCTATTCGCCGTCAAATTGAGCCTAATTTGGAATCTCCTTATGTAATGCAATTTGCTTTAGGAGTGGAACAACAACTTCCTTATCAATTAGTTACAACGGTAAATTACTTATTTGCTCGTGGTAATCATCTTTTACGCTCACGTAATATAAACGCGCCGTTGCCAGGCACTTTTACTGGTATTCCTGGGTCAGGCATTCGCCCACTAGGAAATATTGGAGATATTTATCTTTATGAAGCAAGTGGGATTTCTAAAATGCACCAACTACGAGTTGGACTTTCACGTCGATTAGGGCGGGTTAGTTTCTTTTCTAGTTATGCTTATACAAAAGCTGATACTGATGCAAATGGAGCAAATGATTTTCCTGCTAATAGTTTTAATCTAGCTCCTGAATATGGAAGAAGTTCTTTACAAGTAAGCCATCAAGTATTTTTAGGTAGTACAATCACCGCACCTTATGGAATTAGAGTCAATCCTTTTTTAATAATTCGTTCAGGTCGTCCATTTGATATTACCACTGGGCGAGACAATAATGGGGATACTCGTTTTACTGATCGCCCCTCTTTAGTTGCACCAGGAACACCTGGCAGTATTACAACAGAATTTGGCACTTTTAACCCAAACCCTAGACATGGTGAGCAAATTATCACACCAAATTTAGGTGATGGGCCAGGTTTTGCATCCTTAAACTTGTCTTTAAGTCGCACTTTTAGCTTTGGTACTAAGCAAGCTGATGCAAATACTCAAGTTAGTGGCGGTGGAGGCCCAGTTGCAGGTGGTTTTGGTGGTGTGGCAGGTCGTGGAGGCCCGGGTGGTGGACGTGGTGGCGGTGGACGTGGCCCAGGTGGATTTGGTGATGCAGGAGATGGTAATAAACGCTTTAATATGGTACTTACATTTAGAGCCTCTAATTTATTTAATCGTACTAACTTAGGGGGTTTTACAGGTTCTCTAGGTTCACCAATTTTTGGGACTGCTAATTTTGCTAGTGAAGCAAGACGAATTGAAATGCAGATGCGCTTCCGCTTCTAATAAGTTTTACTGGGTTTCTTAACTTAAAATAGCCAGACTAAAACTAGTCTGGCTATTTTGTTTATTATCTACTTTTTAACAAGGAGATTACAGCCCATTTTTCTTATTTCAAACTTACGTTAAGTAAATACTGCAAATACACTTAAGTTTATTAGATTGTTGTTTAAGTTATATATGTTAAAATGGGTCGTCTGCAAAATAGTAAAATATTGAGAAAAGACAAATTATGCAAATAATTGAAATAAATGAAGTTACAAAAATACTACAAACTGCAATTTCTCCTGTAGTTTTAGTTTCAGGTGTTGGGTTATTAGTACTTTCTATGACAAATCGATTTGCTAGAACTACGGATCGCGCTAGGGCTTTAGCAAGGGAGATTGAGGAGAAAAATATTGCTACAGATGATGTAAATAACTTAAAAGCTCAAATAGGAATACTTTATAAGCGTTCAAAAATACTAATGTTTTCTATTAGTTTTGCTATTACTAGTATATTTTTTGTTTCTTTATTAATAATAGCTCTATTTTCTGCCTCCACATTAGGGCTACATATTAACATTATAATAACAATTTTTTTTGTACTTAGCCTTATTTCTTTAACTATTTCCTTAGTTTTATTTATTAAAGAGATAAGTTCATCTCTAAAAGCATTAAAACTAGAAATCAAAGAGCTTTTATAATAGGTGATTTCTAGTTTTAGATGGCTTTCTTTAACGACCTACACCAACATAATCAAAGCCTAATTTGCGGATATAGTTGGGATCATAAATATTGCGTAAATCAGCAATTGCAGGCTGTTTCATCAATAGTTTAACTTTTTCTAGGTCAAGTTTGCGGTATTGGTTCCATTCTGTAAGAAAAACTAGTAGATCTGCATCAGTTGCAGTTTCATAGGCATCATTGCAAAACTTAACTTTTGGAAGTAAAGTAGCCGCCTCGCTCATTGCTACAGGGTCATTAGCTTTGACATTAACACCTAGTTCTAAAAGTTCATTTACAACTGCAATGCTAGGGGATTCTCTGATGTCATTAGTATTAGGTTTAAAAGCTAATCCTAAAACTCCAATAGTTTTATCTTTAGGATTGCCAAGCATGGTTTTAATTTTACTTACCATTAAATCTTTTTGACGTTCATTAACTTCGATTACAGAACGGACAATTTTGAAATCGCACTCTACACGATTAGCTAAATGTAGCAAAGCACGAGTATCTTTAGGAAAACAAGAGCCTCCAAAACCTGGGCCAGGATGAAGAAATTCTGGGCCAATACGTTTATCTAAACCCATAGCACGGGCAACATTATAAACATCACAACCTAAACGGTCACAAAGCATAGCAATTTCATTAATAAAAGAAATTTTAGTAGCTAAAAACGCATTAGAAGCATACTTAATTAATTCTGCTGTTTCTATGCTAGTTATTACAAACGGAATATCAATTAAGTAAAGTGGGCTGTATAAATCTTTTAGAATTGCAACTGCTTGTGGGTCAGAGCAGCCAATTACAATTCGGTCAGGGTGCATAAAGTCTTCAATAGCAGCACCTTCACGTAAAAATTCAGGGTTAGAAGCAACAGAGAAATGACTTTCTGATTGAGAGTTTTCTGTAATTATTCTTTTAACTAAAGCTCCTGTACCTGCTGGAACAGTGCTTTTGGTGACAATTACTTTATAACCGTTTAGATGTTTACCAATTTCTGCTGCTACTTCGGCAACTTGGGAGAGGTCTGCATCGCCATCTTCACGCGCAGGAGTACCAACAGCAATAAAGATTACTAAAGATTTTTTTACTGCTTCTGCTAAATTTGTAGTAAAGCTTAAGCGGCCTTCCTTAAAACCTTTATTAATAACTACATCTAGTCCAGGTTCATAAATAGTTGGTTCACCAGCCATTAATCTATTTATTTTGTTTTCGTCTTTGTCAACACAAGTAACATTAACTCCAAACTCAGCAAAACAAGCTCCTGTCACTAAACCAACATAGCCTGTTCCAATAATTGCGATATTCATAAATTTTCCTTGTCAATAAAATTTGGTTTGTAAGTTTTATAATTTGATAACTTTATCTAAATTTTCTGTTACATAACGTGTAGCATTTCGAGTATCAATTATTAATGGGGCATGATCGACTATAAATTGATAATTAAAATCGCTGTGATCTGTAACAATTATTACTGCATCAGAGTAGGTTAATACAGTACGATCTATTTCTACGCTTTCAATAACAAGGTCATTTTCTAAAACTAAAGAAGGCACATATGGGTCACTATAAGCAATAATAGAGCCTTTTTGATGCAACTTTTGCAGAATTTCTAAGGCTGGTGATTCTCTAACATCATCAATATTTCGTTTATAGGCAACACCTAAAACTAATATTTTTGACCCATTTAGAGGTTTACGATGTTTATTTAAGGCATCTGAAACTATTTCAACAACATGACTTGGCATATTAGAATTAATTTCTTCTGCTAAGGAAATAAACCTAGCTTCAAAGCCATGCATACGAGCTTTCCAAGATAAGTAAATAGGATCTAGTGGAATACAATGACCGCCAATGCCGGGGCCAGGATAAAAGGGCATAAAACCAAAGGGTTTGGTAGCGGCTGCTTCTACTACTTCCCAAACATTTACACCTAAAGCATGGCATAACATAGCAATTTCATTTACTAGGCCAATGTTAACACTACGAAAAGTGTTTTCTAGTAATTTAGTTGTTTCTGCTACTTTAGCAGAAGATACTTTGTGAACATTACCAATTACTTTTTGGTAAACCGTAGCAGCAA
It encodes:
- a CDS encoding TonB-dependent receptor — its product is MKKLSKWKREFFLNCCLEIARLVGMVGLTFCLVSTSYAQSKQNTKLKGQVLDESGASLAGAEVTLTEVNGKTTQTVSSEKGDFEFSRVDFGTYTLTVYVPGFTVYESSTFSVGNTSLTPLEVRLAVAAVTEQVTVDSSSPVSLSSENNATAIVLKEKDLESLPEDPDELASALQELAGPAAGPNGAQLFVDGFNGLRVPPKGSIREIRINSNPFSAEYDRLGFGRIEILTKPGLDKLHGETFFNFNDESLNARNAFAPFRAPLQIRRFGGNLSGAIKPKKASFFLDFERRETDENTSINATILDNNLFAVPFSDVILTPQRFTTFSTRVDYQLDQKTTLVGRYSFTDISRQNQGIGNFALDSRGFDSTIRNNVLNFTATTIISPKVINEIRLQMTRQSSTSQGDNSTPSLNVLGAFSGGGAQVGLNRRTEDSFELQDYISYALSTHTLKTGVRLRGTRITTSNTENFGGSYSFAGDVNRDPITGLPVGGTITSLEHFRRTLLGLPGYRPSQFSVNSGDPFVSVNQYDVGLFVQDEWKAKQNLTVSLGLRYEAQTNLNAKYNFAPRIAVAYAPRSGANNSANKLATVIRGGFGIFYDRFSEGFTLESRRLDGNHITQFIATNPDFFPNIPDLSSLTALRPIRRQIEPNLESPYVMQFALGVEQQLPYQLVTTVNYLFARGNHLLRSRNINAPLPGTFTGIPGSGIRPLGNIGDIYLYEASGISKMHQLRVGLSRRLGRVSFFSSYAYTKADTDANGANDFPANSFNLAPEYGRSSLQVSHQVFLGSTITAPYGIRVNPFLIIRSGRPFDITTGRDNNGDTRFTDRPSLVAPGTPGSITTEFGTFNPNPRHGEQIITPNLGDGPGFASLNLSLSRTFSFGTKQADANTQVSGGGGPVAGGFGGVAGRGGPGGGRGGGGRGPGGFGDAGDGNKRFNMVLTFRASNLFNRTNLGGFTGSLGSPIFGTANFASEARRIEMQMRFRF
- a CDS encoding nucleotide sugar dehydrogenase codes for the protein MSSCTVLSSQNVLLSKISSLQARIAIIGLGYVGLPLAVEFGQAGFSVLGIDTNPEKVAELNQGFSYIKDIASEKVSTLVENLLFSASTSFDVLSESDIVIICVPTPLSKTKEPDISYILAAAEAIKTHLHPGQLIMLESTTYPGTTDEVLLPLFEETGLKVDQDFFLAFSPERVDPGNPQFHTGNIPKVVGGVSQLSTEIAATVYQKVIGNVHKVSSAKVAETTKLLENTFRSVNIGLVNEIAMLCHALGVNVWEVVEAAATKPFGFMPFYPGPGIGGHCIPLDPIYLSWKARMHGFEARFISLAEEINSNMPSHVVEIVSDALNKHRKPLNGSKILVLGVAYKRNIDDVRESPALEILQKLHQKGSIIAYSDPYVPSLVLENDLVIESVEIDRTVLTYSDAVIIVTDHSDFNYQFIVDHAPLIIDTRNATRYVTENLDKVIKL
- a CDS encoding UDP-glucose/GDP-mannose dehydrogenase family protein, which codes for MNIAIIGTGYVGLVTGACFAEFGVNVTCVDKDENKINRLMAGEPTIYEPGLDVVINKGFKEGRLSFTTNLAEAVKKSLVIFIAVGTPAREDGDADLSQVAEVAAEIGKHLNGYKVIVTKSTVPAGTGALVKRIITENSQSESHFSVASNPEFLREGAAIEDFMHPDRIVIGCSDPQAVAILKDLYSPLYLIDIPFVITSIETAELIKYASNAFLATKISFINEIAMLCDRLGCDVYNVARAMGLDKRIGPEFLHPGPGFGGSCFPKDTRALLHLANRVECDFKIVRSVIEVNERQKDLMVSKIKTMLGNPKDKTIGVLGLAFKPNTNDIRESPSIAVVNELLELGVNVKANDPVAMSEAATLLPKVKFCNDAYETATDADLLVFLTEWNQYRKLDLEKVKLLMKQPAIADLRNIYDPNYIRKLGFDYVGVGR
- the rpmE gene encoding 50S ribosomal protein L31 — encoded protein: MKEKIHPQYNVITVSCSCGEQFQTKSTKKELRLEICSACHPFYTGKQKLIDTAGRVDRFNKKYARAMQK
- a CDS encoding DUF1385 domain-containing protein, which gives rise to MKEEEIIVGGQAVIEGVMMRVPNAYAVAVRRPDGEIVSLQEKLPQHNIKFPLLKLPIVRGSVTLIHSMLLGVKALTFSANVAIEAEEIAAGKTPTKNTQTTIFAILPAIGFNLLIFVFLPLFLTNLIFLMARGENFEKYHQQNLINNHQSIESPNNTGTWQNKAYETLEKVKFYVRPVRPSLLFNLVDGVIRMLLFLSFITLISRMDDIKRVFQYHGAEHKVVYNWESGKALTVENARCQPRQHPRCGTSFLMIVMLVSIITFSIIKFDTFLLNFLARIFLIPLVAGVSYEFIRFSARCLANKDGNLKTKNVLAVALFQFLTAPGLWLQNITTQEPSDDQLEVAIYALKKALEVENPTTLQLAAD
- the prfA gene encoding peptide chain release factor 1, whose amino-acid sequence is MFEKLASIENKYEELAQQMSDQEILSDPSRYTKIAKQHRDLTEVVNKYRIYKTSLDELEQANELLRECDDPEMRALAREEVGSEEKRLSQTEEELKVLLLPKDPNDDKNVLLEVRAGTGGDEAALFAAEIFRMYARYAERHGWKLTVLDSSETGIGGLKEAVAMIEGDKVYSKLKHESGVHRVQRVPQTESSGRIHTSAVTVAVLPEAEDVDVHIDMKDLRIDTFCSSGPGGQSVNTTYSAVRLTHIPTNTVVSCQDEKSQIKNREKAMRVLRSRLLEVERQKQQDAISAERKQQVGSGDRSEKIRTYNFKDNRVSDHRIGYTVHQLDMFMDGEIGDLIQALITYYQAEKLRQQAEAA
- a CDS encoding DUF2721 domain-containing protein, yielding MQIIEINEVTKILQTAISPVVLVSGVGLLVLSMTNRFARTTDRARALAREIEEKNIATDDVNNLKAQIGILYKRSKILMFSISFAITSIFFVSLLIIALFSASTLGLHINIIITIFFVLSLISLTISLVLFIKEISSSLKALKLEIKELL